CAACTGGTCAACTCTGGttcttatttcttttgattGTGTGGAGTTCATAGTTCTTGTTCATATTTTCCATATTGTAGTATAATAGTAAACTcataatttataaatttatgTTAAGAATGTGTTAATCTGATTCTATTGGttcatcttgttttttctttcaaccATAACCTGAATTGACTTGAAACCGTAAAATAAACCTGAAACGAGTTCATCTGAATTGCTATGCTAAAAGTTGTATGTTCATTGTGATTTTTGCAAACTGTTTATTTTGTTTCCCATCACATGATAGAGAAACTTGCTTTGTTAATACTTGAATGTTTTGTTGGCCATCTTGACTGATTGATAGTGTGATCGAATGCTGTGACATTGCCATGCATCTGTCCAAAAATTCTATGATATACTGCCATTCATGTGATGAGGTCTACTTATTGCCTAGCGAACTGTTTTTTTATCAGATGCGAGAGAAGACTCTTCGTGACCAAATTGAGTCAACCTTCAAGCAGCTGGACACTGCAGGGACAGAACTCGAGTGTTTCCGAGCACTGCAGAAGCAAGAGCAACTAGCAGCCTCACTCAGAATAAATAGTTTGTGGGAGGAAGTTCAGAAACAAAAGGAGCTTGAGCGAACTCTGCAGATGCGCTACGGTGCCCGTGTTGCCGAGCTGGAGCGGTCAAGGCATCTCTTTGATGGTTACAGAGCAGAGGCGCAAAAGCAAGAGGAAATTGCGGCAAATAATCGAGCTTTGGAAATAGCCAATGCTGCAACAAATCAAGCAGTTCCGTCAAATCAAACAGAAGAAATTGAGCATCCTACGGACTCTTGTCAATCGCTTGATGGAAATCTGGCCCAGGACAGTCATGCTGCAGAGAATGCTCATGCAGATGATAGAAATGTTTTGACTTCAGCTTCCTCTGAAGGGGCTGTTGATATGGAAGATGAAAAACCTCATGAAATATTGGTGGGAACAGAACTGATTGCTGAATCTACTGAGCAGGTGGTGGTTGATAGCACGATGAGCAAGGAGAAATTGGATGTTGAGGATCGAGATCCTGCTATGGAAATGAGTAACTCTGATGGGCCCTCAACCAAGCAGATTGAATATGGGAGCACAACCCCTCCCCATGGTAAGCTAGTGAACGAGAATTCGGTTCCGACTTGTAGCGAAGTGGAGAGGTCTGTGGAGGAATGAGTCAATGGAAGATGGGGAGAATCTACCCCCAGCAGAAGCAGAACATTCTTAGAAGTGACTTCAATCTGTATGCAAACAAAGTTGTGTATTAGTTTGTGGCCAAGCTTATATATATTTGGGGGACTGAGTGCACTTTCATCCCGGGATTTTGTCCCCCCTATACTCAAAAGGAGCTTGGAATTGTTACTGATGAGGGTCGCACTTACTCCGGATGATCCATCCTTGCATCCTTGAGGTGGTTTCCAATGTTTCTGAGATTTGTGCTAGTGGCCAACTGGCCATCAATCAGCGAGGCTGCAGATGATAATtgaaattcaattgaaaaaagcGGTCATGTTTGTTTGCAAGGTTTGGAAGCTACTCCCGTCGCTTTTTGTTGTCCGTGGCGCCAAATGCGTTGCAGTCTTGTTCATGCAATGTATCGTGGAATGTTACCGAACTTTTGATAATGCTTTTTGGGCCGAATGAAATTGACAGAACTACCCTTTTCTTCGGTTCCCatctattcttttattttcccccCAATGCTGGGCTGTGTGTTGTGTATTCTACTGTTCCCATCTGTATTAGGTTGTTGCAAAATATAAGCGTTCGAAACTCCACTAGAAAAATGGCACTTTAGGTTGGTCTCGAGTCTTAAACTGATCAGTAGGTTCCCTAGTATAGCGAATACAACTGGTACTACAAATAAGGTGAAAAAAGCTAGGAAAGGATCAAGATACTAGACCATGTCCAATCCCATCCGCCTCATCAACTGCATTTGATCTCTGAGAACCTTCTCGTTTGTTTCTTCCTGTGGACAAGGACTCATTTTCACGGGCGGGAGAAGAGCACGAGTCCTTGACTTGTGGTTTTGATGACCTCGATGATGATCTTGTGGATGCACCAGAGTCCttgggcttcttcttcctcgattTCTTGGGCAGATCGGAGAGTTGCGATGGGACGGCGTCGGCGGCAGAATCCATGGACTGTTGGGTGGGCTTGCTAGAGTCTGATACCTCCCGTTCATTGTGAGAGCCCTTAGAAGATCTTCTCGGTGGCCGGTGTTTGTCCGACTTGGCCTTGGTTGGCGATTCAGCGTCTCCTGATGATAATGAAGGGTTATGGCTTCTGGACGATTTCGGTATTTCTGGCAATTCGGGCGCTGGAGAGCTTTTGTAACTCTGTGTCCCCACAATTCCTCTGCTTGATTCTGAAGTTGGAGAATTAACACGCAGGAGTTTGGTCATTTATTAACATGGGAAAAATCAATTAACTTAAAACATTAACAGAATGTCAAGCGGTGTGCACCTAGATTGCGCTTCTTAATCATGGCATCTTAATATATTTGAATTCCATTATATTCAATTTCGTTGGTTccgtaatttttcaatttgttcaatttcatcTCCGCATACTTTTAAATCAATATGGTTCCAAGATTCTATGTATTTTGGTTAGTCCTTTCGAAAATGCAAAGAGAGATGCTGACTTGGATGGCTACATCAGCATTGAACGGATAAGCGTAAGGCTAGATGGGATTTTGTACCGACTAGGATAAGATAttaagattaaaaagaaaaagaaatctcaaaccccaagagagaaagagagaagaatggGCAAAAGATGGTGCCTGCTGCCTAGGCACCGGAGAGGGCCGGCAAGTGCTCCCCAGCCTCTGGCTGATCATGACGAGGTTACTGTAGCTGCTGATCGAAGCTCACATGTACAGATACAGAGAAGAGCCATCCTTCCTGTCAAAGAGACAAAGCTCTGGTGGTCCGATCAAGCTGACATTGGGGTCGCGCCACCTTGGTGTTGCCTCGTCCGGATCGCACGATCCCGGCAAGCTCTCGCCAGGCTTGCGCAACCTTGGTGAGGTCGTGTCACCGGTAGACAGTGGCAGCCGGCCCTtgaattacatttttttatttattcacgTCGTGCCTTTTAAATATATTGAGGGTCGGgtgtctcttctttctttcaattacattcatttttattcacgtactttttaaatatattaagt
The genomic region above belongs to Rhodamnia argentea isolate NSW1041297 chromosome 6, ASM2092103v1, whole genome shotgun sequence and contains:
- the LOC115757449 gene encoding CRIB domain-containing protein RIC7-like, whose protein sequence is MTTKMKGLLKGLRYISQIFDDDEKEPEMNIGYPTDVKHVAHIGWDGPSEKNSPSWMTDFKPSSPRQSSSAPLGVGNDEKDGSSFNGVYEESSRGIVGTQSYKSSPAPELPEIPKSSRSHNPSLSSGDAESPTKAKSDKHRPPRRSSKGSHNEREVSDSSKPTQQSMDSAADAVPSQLSDLPKKSRKKKPKDSGASTRSSSRSSKPQVKDSCSSPARENESLSTGRNKREGSQRSNAVDEADGIGHGLVS